A single region of the Nocardioides aurantiacus genome encodes:
- a CDS encoding peptidoglycan D,D-transpeptidase FtsI family protein → MNRPIRTMSVGCLLLFAALLVNATYVQYWQADDLTSLSKHPDNIRVRDAEFARERGSILVRGRAVAESNPSDDAYAFQRTYPRALQYAHLTGYFTRDNGLGGVEATQNSILSGSDSALFVNRVVDLADNEDPKGGSVSLTIDPQAQRAAYDGLRALGDDVQGSVVALEPSTGKILAMVSNPTFDPNRLATHDFSAAGQYKTRLLEGGGASALNNKAIEGVLPPGSTFKLVTAAAALESGDFDPETRVPGGARLDLPQTSTDLINDGGGSCGGEEITLTRALEVSCNVSFGQVGMDVGADALREQAEKFGFGTRTFDDLDDALTRQAVSRFPEDPDEPQTALSAIGQYDVAATPLQMAMVAAGIANDGTVMRPYLVDETLSPKLETIERTEPEEMPDQPAMDAASARDLRQMMVSVVENGTAGTAAIPGVEVGGKTGTAQSAPDRPPYAWFVSLAPAQTPSVAVAVLVQDAGVERNEISGSGLAAPVARAVMEAVVGR, encoded by the coding sequence GTGAACCGCCCCATCCGCACCATGTCCGTGGGCTGCCTGCTGCTCTTCGCGGCGCTGCTCGTCAACGCCACCTACGTGCAGTACTGGCAGGCCGACGACCTCACCTCGCTGTCCAAGCACCCCGACAACATCCGGGTGCGCGACGCCGAGTTCGCCCGCGAGCGCGGCTCGATCCTGGTCCGCGGCCGAGCCGTCGCCGAGAGCAACCCCTCCGACGACGCCTACGCGTTCCAGCGCACCTACCCCCGCGCGCTGCAGTACGCCCACCTCACCGGCTACTTCACCCGCGACAACGGCCTCGGCGGCGTGGAGGCGACCCAGAACTCCATCCTGTCGGGCAGCGACTCCGCCCTCTTCGTCAACCGCGTCGTCGACCTCGCCGACAACGAGGACCCCAAGGGCGGCAGCGTCAGCCTGACCATCGACCCGCAGGCCCAGCGGGCGGCGTACGACGGGCTGCGGGCCCTCGGCGACGACGTGCAGGGCTCCGTCGTGGCCCTCGAGCCCAGCACCGGCAAGATCCTGGCGATGGTCTCCAACCCGACCTTCGACCCCAACCGGCTCGCCACCCACGACTTCAGCGCCGCCGGTCAGTACAAGACCCGGCTGCTCGAGGGCGGCGGCGCCTCGGCCCTGAACAACAAGGCGATCGAGGGGGTGCTGCCCCCGGGCTCGACCTTCAAGCTGGTCACGGCGGCGGCCGCCCTGGAGTCCGGCGACTTCGACCCCGAGACGCGGGTGCCGGGCGGCGCCCGGCTCGACCTGCCGCAGACCAGCACCGACCTGATCAACGACGGCGGCGGCTCCTGCGGGGGCGAGGAGATCACGCTGACCCGCGCGCTCGAGGTCTCCTGCAACGTCTCCTTCGGCCAGGTGGGCATGGACGTCGGCGCCGACGCGCTGCGCGAGCAGGCCGAGAAGTTCGGGTTCGGCACCCGCACCTTCGACGACCTCGACGACGCCCTGACCCGCCAGGCGGTCAGCCGCTTCCCCGAGGACCCCGACGAGCCGCAGACCGCGCTCTCGGCCATCGGCCAGTACGACGTCGCCGCCACCCCGCTGCAGATGGCCATGGTCGCGGCCGGCATCGCCAACGACGGCACCGTGATGCGGCCCTACCTCGTCGACGAGACGCTCTCGCCCAAGCTGGAGACCATCGAGCGCACCGAGCCCGAGGAGATGCCCGACCAGCCCGCGATGGACGCCGCGTCGGCCCGCGACCTGCGCCAGATGATGGTCTCGGTGGTGGAGAACGGCACCGCCGGCACCGCCGCGATCCCCGGCGTCGAGGTCGGCGGCAAGACCGGCACCGCCCAGAGCGCGCCCGACCGGCCGCCGTACGCCTGGTTCGTCTCGCTCGCCCCGGCGCAGACGCCCTCGGTCGCCGTCGCCGTCCTGGTGCAGGACGCCGGCGTGGAGCGCAACGAGATCTCCGGGTCGGGCCTCGCCGCCCCCGTGGCGCGTGCGGTGATGGAGGCGGTGGTCGGCCGGTGA
- a CDS encoding cell division protein CrgA — translation MSKRTARQPKVMVSSGYETSVVRTALAVLLVVAGIAWIAVYVNVAKDAAVFVDFPGAKAPKDPLPWMSDLGRYNFLIGFLAIFLGLTVAAHRTTPLGRGRGVVVGMLGCFLFGLVWIVTFYFVGQDGAIPVMKDLDQYNLLVGIGFMAVGFTFATKWE, via the coding sequence GTGTCCAAGCGAACCGCGCGTCAGCCGAAGGTCATGGTCAGTAGTGGCTACGAGACCTCGGTCGTGCGCACCGCCCTCGCCGTGCTGCTCGTCGTGGCCGGCATCGCCTGGATCGCGGTCTACGTCAACGTGGCCAAGGACGCCGCCGTGTTCGTCGACTTCCCCGGCGCCAAGGCGCCGAAGGACCCGCTGCCCTGGATGTCGGACCTCGGTCGCTACAACTTCCTGATCGGCTTCCTGGCCATCTTCCTCGGCCTCACCGTCGCCGCCCACCGCACCACCCCCCTGGGCCGCGGCCGGGGCGTCGTCGTCGGGATGCTCGGCTGCTTCCTGTTCGGGCTGGTCTGGATCGTGACGTTCTACTTCGTCGGCCAGGACGGCGCGATCCCGGTGATGAAGGACCTCGACCAGTACAACCTGCTGGTCGGCATCGGCTTCATGGCCGTCGGCTTCACCTTCGCCACCAAGTGGGAGTAG
- the pknB gene encoding Stk1 family PASTA domain-containing Ser/Thr kinase has protein sequence MTQPHRIGGRYEVGELLGRGGMAEVRKGTDVRLGRTVAIKRLRTDLASDSTFQARFRREAQSAASLNDPSIVSVYDTGEEMATDGSNVAQPYIVMEYVAGRTLRDVVRDGRKILPERALEITSGVLRALDYSHRAGIIHRDIKPGNVMLTPAGNVKVMDFGIARAVSDASSTMTQTAAVVGTAQYLSPEQARGESVDSRSDVYSTGCLLYELLTGRPPFVGDSPVSVAYQHVREQAQPPSALDEDLTPEIDAIVMKSLAKDLDERYPSAAAMKDDIDRYLAGKPVEAPAVAAAATTYLPTAGPATRVTTQQQDDDEAPERKRRWPLVLGLLALLAAIVAGVLLLPRLADTGPEQVPVPSVTGMTRQQAERTITQAGLEVGEVTRSESEQVARGRVISQDPQASDQRDAGSAVDFQVSLGPPQITLPDVVGDDKNEAADALRAEGVRVVLSERGSDEPADRVVEMQPPAGTDVAEDSRVTLFWSDGPEQVPEVVGLAEAEARRRIEAAGFEVSVVNDSTTEAERGTVLQQAPPAGQDASAGSTVTIVVSTFQRPTPTPTPTPTPSETSTPTEEPSPTEDPVPTP, from the coding sequence ATGACGCAACCGCACCGCATCGGCGGTCGCTACGAGGTCGGGGAGCTCCTCGGCCGCGGCGGCATGGCCGAGGTCCGCAAGGGCACCGACGTGCGCCTGGGCCGCACGGTCGCGATCAAGCGGCTGCGCACCGACCTGGCCAGCGACTCCACCTTCCAGGCCCGCTTCCGCCGCGAGGCGCAGTCCGCCGCGTCCCTCAACGACCCCTCGATCGTGTCGGTCTACGACACCGGCGAGGAGATGGCCACCGACGGCAGCAACGTCGCCCAGCCCTACATCGTCATGGAGTACGTCGCCGGCCGCACCCTGCGCGACGTGGTGCGCGACGGCCGCAAGATCCTGCCCGAGCGGGCCCTGGAGATCACCTCCGGCGTGCTGCGGGCGCTCGACTACAGCCACCGTGCCGGCATCATCCACCGCGACATCAAGCCCGGCAACGTGATGCTGACCCCGGCCGGCAACGTCAAGGTGATGGACTTCGGCATCGCCCGGGCCGTCAGCGACGCCTCCTCGACGATGACGCAGACCGCCGCGGTCGTCGGCACGGCGCAGTACCTCTCCCCCGAGCAGGCCCGCGGCGAGAGCGTCGACTCCCGCTCCGACGTCTACTCCACCGGCTGCCTGCTCTACGAGCTGCTCACCGGCCGGCCGCCGTTCGTCGGCGACAGCCCGGTGTCCGTGGCCTACCAGCACGTCCGCGAGCAGGCCCAGCCGCCGTCGGCGCTGGACGAGGACCTCACCCCCGAGATCGACGCCATCGTGATGAAGTCGCTGGCCAAGGACCTCGACGAGCGCTACCCGAGCGCGGCGGCGATGAAGGACGACATCGACCGCTACCTCGCCGGGAAGCCGGTCGAGGCCCCGGCGGTGGCGGCCGCCGCCACGACGTACCTCCCCACGGCCGGGCCGGCCACCCGCGTCACCACCCAGCAGCAGGACGACGACGAGGCGCCGGAGCGCAAGCGCCGCTGGCCGCTGGTCCTCGGGCTGCTCGCCCTGCTCGCGGCGATCGTCGCCGGCGTGCTGCTGCTGCCCCGCCTCGCCGACACCGGCCCCGAGCAGGTGCCGGTGCCGAGCGTGACCGGGATGACCCGGCAGCAGGCCGAGCGCACCATCACCCAGGCCGGGCTCGAGGTCGGCGAGGTGACCCGGTCCGAGAGCGAGCAGGTCGCCCGCGGTCGGGTGATCTCCCAGGACCCCCAGGCCAGCGACCAGCGCGACGCCGGGTCGGCGGTCGACTTCCAGGTCTCGCTCGGCCCGCCCCAGATCACGCTGCCCGACGTCGTCGGCGACGACAAGAACGAGGCGGCCGACGCGCTGCGGGCCGAGGGGGTACGCGTCGTGCTGAGCGAGCGCGGCTCCGACGAGCCCGCCGACCGCGTCGTGGAGATGCAGCCCCCCGCCGGCACCGACGTCGCCGAGGACTCCCGGGTGACGCTGTTCTGGTCCGACGGGCCCGAGCAGGTGCCCGAGGTCGTCGGGCTCGCCGAGGCCGAGGCGCGCCGCCGCATCGAGGCGGCCGGGTTCGAGGTCTCGGTGGTCAACGACTCCACGACCGAGGCCGAGCGCGGCACCGTGCTGCAGCAGGCGCCCCCCGCCGGCCAGGACGCGTCGGCGGGCAGCACCGTGACGATCGTGGTCTCGACCTTCCAGCGTCCGACCCCCACCCCGACGCCCACGCCCACGCCGAGCGAGACCTCGACGCCCACCGAGGAGCCGAGCCCGACCGAGGACCCGGTGCCGACCCCCTAG
- a CDS encoding DUF881 domain-containing protein produces the protein MPSRHRRRPRATQVPPWRLAAVGGFVVAGTLFVTSSLNADGLDLRSSSVTDLDTVVRQERDRTDQLQQRVADLTDEVDTLGRSVGDAEVRELQAQVRELAAPAGFEAVRGPALTVTLEDAPAEVIAQATEKGEVGAEELVVHQQDIQAVVNALWIGGAEAMTLQGQRVISTTGIKCVGNTVVLHGVPYAPPYVITAVGGVTEMRRALDTSERIADYRDYAVAYDLGFAVRTDPEVTLPAYDGASELRHATAVRGESDRAVRERP, from the coding sequence GTGCCCAGCCGCCACCGCCGCCGTCCCCGGGCCACCCAGGTGCCGCCCTGGCGCCTCGCGGCCGTCGGTGGGTTCGTCGTCGCGGGGACGCTGTTCGTCACCAGCTCGCTCAACGCCGACGGCCTGGACCTGCGCTCCTCCAGCGTCACCGACCTCGACACCGTCGTGCGCCAGGAGCGCGACCGGACCGACCAGCTGCAGCAGCGCGTCGCCGACCTCACCGACGAGGTCGACACCCTGGGGCGGTCGGTGGGTGACGCCGAGGTGCGCGAGCTGCAGGCGCAGGTGCGCGAGCTCGCGGCGCCGGCGGGGTTCGAGGCGGTCCGGGGGCCGGCCCTCACCGTCACCCTGGAGGACGCCCCCGCCGAGGTGATCGCGCAGGCCACCGAGAAGGGCGAGGTCGGGGCCGAGGAGCTGGTCGTGCACCAGCAGGACATCCAGGCCGTGGTCAACGCGCTGTGGATCGGCGGCGCCGAGGCGATGACGCTCCAGGGCCAGCGGGTGATCAGCACGACCGGCATCAAGTGCGTGGGCAACACGGTCGTGCTGCACGGCGTGCCCTACGCCCCGCCGTACGTCATCACCGCCGTCGGCGGGGTCACCGAGATGCGCCGGGCGCTGGACACCTCCGAGCGGATCGCGGACTACCGCGACTACGCCGTGGCCTACGACCTCGGCTTCGCGGTGCGCACCGACCCGGAGGTCACCCTGCCGGCGTACGACGGGGCGAGCGAGCTGCGCCACGCCACGGCCGTCCGCGGCGAGTCCGACCGGGCGGTGCGCGAGCGTCCCTAG
- a CDS encoding FtsW/RodA/SpoVE family cell cycle protein, which yields MSSPGLSAASRGTGFVHRRRRGAELVLLLLSLVVGVGAYAAVGLGVDGTLPVDLLTHGLWLTVLLLGCHVVLRRFAAYADPVLLPIVGALNGLGLAMIHRIDLGRQARNPDAAAFASTQLVWMTLGAILFATVLVVLRDHRRLQAFTYTAGLAAIVLLLLPLVPGLGRTINGSRIWIGIGPLSFQPGEVAKVLLVVAFAGYLVLHRDALALAGRRLLFVDLPRGRDLGPILGMWLVSLGILVFQRDLGSSLLFFGLFLTMLYVATERPGWLVVGGSMFAVGAYLGYLSLGHVQARVAAWLDPFDPDVNAYQLVQGLYGMGWGGLVGRGLGQGQPQITPLGFSDFIIASMGEELGLTGVMAIILLYGILVERALRTALICRDNFGKLMATGLGVVLALQVFVVIGGVTRLIPLTGLTTPFLSQGGSSLVANWAIVALLLRISDQARRPPPELVSDDDDLDSDATQVVNLR from the coding sequence ATGAGTAGCCCCGGCCTGTCGGCCGCCTCGCGCGGCACCGGGTTCGTGCACCGTCGCCGACGCGGTGCCGAGCTGGTGCTGCTGCTGCTCAGCCTCGTCGTCGGCGTCGGCGCCTACGCCGCGGTGGGCCTGGGCGTCGACGGCACCCTGCCGGTCGACCTGCTGACCCACGGGCTGTGGCTCACGGTGCTGCTGCTCGGCTGCCACGTCGTGCTCCGCCGGTTCGCGGCGTACGCCGATCCGGTGCTGCTCCCCATCGTGGGAGCCCTCAACGGGCTCGGCCTGGCGATGATCCACCGCATCGACCTCGGCCGGCAGGCCCGCAACCCCGACGCCGCCGCCTTCGCCTCCACCCAGCTGGTCTGGATGACGCTCGGCGCGATCCTGTTCGCGACGGTGCTGGTCGTGCTGCGCGACCACCGCCGGCTGCAGGCGTTCACCTACACCGCCGGGCTGGCCGCCATCGTGCTGCTGCTGCTCCCCCTGGTGCCCGGGCTGGGGCGCACCATCAACGGCTCCCGGATCTGGATCGGCATCGGCCCGCTGAGCTTCCAGCCCGGCGAGGTGGCCAAGGTGCTGCTGGTCGTGGCCTTCGCCGGCTACCTCGTGCTGCACCGAGACGCCCTCGCCCTGGCCGGGCGGCGGCTGCTGTTCGTCGACCTGCCCCGCGGCCGCGACCTCGGCCCGATCCTCGGGATGTGGCTGGTCTCGCTGGGCATCCTGGTCTTCCAGCGCGACCTCGGCTCCTCGCTGCTGTTCTTCGGCCTGTTCCTGACCATGCTCTACGTCGCCACCGAGCGGCCGGGCTGGCTGGTGGTCGGCGGCTCGATGTTCGCCGTCGGTGCCTACCTCGGCTACCTCTCGCTGGGCCACGTGCAGGCGCGCGTCGCCGCCTGGCTGGACCCGTTCGACCCCGACGTCAACGCCTACCAGCTGGTCCAGGGCCTCTACGGCATGGGCTGGGGCGGGCTCGTGGGCCGTGGGCTGGGCCAGGGCCAGCCGCAGATCACGCCGCTGGGCTTCTCCGACTTCATCATCGCCTCGATGGGCGAGGAGCTCGGGCTGACCGGCGTGATGGCGATCATCCTGCTCTACGGCATCCTCGTGGAGCGCGCCCTGCGCACCGCGCTGATCTGCCGCGACAACTTCGGCAAGCTGATGGCCACCGGCCTGGGCGTGGTCCTCGCCCTCCAGGTGTTCGTCGTCATCGGCGGCGTCACCCGGCTGATCCCGCTGACCGGCCTCACCACGCCGTTCCTGTCCCAGGGCGGCTCCAGCCTGGTGGCCAACTGGGCCATCGTGGCGCTGCTGCTACGCATCTCCGACCAGGCCCGCCGTCCCCCGCCCGAGCTGGTGAGCGACGACGACGACCTCGACTCCGACGCGACCCAGGTGGTGAACCTGCGGTGA
- a CDS encoding rhomboid family intramembrane serine protease, with product MTQGGPEAPPTCYRHPDRETWIRCQRCDRPICPDCMRSAAVGFQCPECVAEGARSTRQLLTPYGGKRVSDPRLTSFVLIGLNVLVWLAVLATGGRSSRLTDYLALLPQSAAKQYGDGSVELVRGVSDGAVWELMTSAFTHVQPLHIAFNMLALYFLGPTLESVLGRARYLALYLVSALSGSAVVMLLSPENSQTLGASGAIFGLMGALAVVALKVRGEAQQVLVWIAINLVITFTLPSISWEGHLGGLAAGAVIGAAMVYAPKQRRSLVQWGAVAAVALVALAAIAARALALA from the coding sequence GACCGCGAGACCTGGATCCGGTGCCAGCGCTGTGACCGGCCGATCTGCCCGGACTGCATGCGCTCGGCGGCGGTGGGCTTCCAGTGCCCCGAGTGCGTGGCGGAGGGAGCCCGGTCGACGCGCCAGCTCCTCACGCCGTACGGCGGGAAGCGGGTCTCGGACCCCCGGCTGACCAGCTTCGTGCTGATCGGGCTCAACGTCCTGGTCTGGCTGGCCGTGCTGGCCACGGGCGGGCGTTCGAGCCGGCTGACCGACTACCTCGCGCTGCTGCCGCAGTCGGCCGCCAAGCAGTACGGCGACGGCTCGGTCGAGCTGGTCCGCGGGGTCTCCGACGGCGCGGTGTGGGAGCTGATGACCTCGGCGTTCACCCACGTGCAGCCGCTGCACATCGCCTTCAACATGCTGGCGCTGTACTTCCTCGGGCCCACGCTCGAGAGCGTGCTCGGCCGGGCGCGCTACCTCGCGCTCTACCTGGTCTCGGCGCTCTCGGGCTCGGCCGTGGTGATGCTGCTCTCCCCGGAGAACAGCCAGACCCTCGGCGCCTCGGGGGCGATCTTCGGCCTGATGGGCGCCCTGGCGGTCGTCGCGCTGAAGGTCCGGGGCGAGGCGCAGCAGGTGCTGGTGTGGATCGCGATCAACCTGGTCATCACCTTCACCCTCCCGAGCATCTCGTGGGAGGGCCACCTCGGTGGCCTGGCCGCGGGTGCGGTGATCGGCGCGGCGATGGTCTACGCGCCCAAGCAGCGGCGCTCGCTGGTGCAGTGGGGCGCCGTCGCGGCGGTCGCGCTGGTGGCCCTGGCCGCCATCGCGGCCCGGGCACTGGCGCTCGCCTGA
- a CDS encoding PP2C family protein-serine/threonine phosphatase, with protein MRLRYAAFSDVGRVRKDNQDSGYAGPHLLVVADGVGGSARGDVASAETVEVLRRLDTPPGNDVLGALAGAIHLSHDRIAELVAADPSLEGTSTTVTALVLDGDRIAVGHVGDSRGYLLRDGTLAQLTTDHTFVQSLVDEGRITEDEARVHPHRNLILRAVDGVHEPEPDVFTLEVAPGDRILLCSDGASGVLTDEQLTRILAEGTPDSAAYSLVDRSLDAGSSDNVTVVVADLVDDDAVDDPETSAAATTGPMLVGAAAEGARSRGPGGRIAGARDTGELEPVGDTAPMAVEARRGSARPAAADDDLDPEEARYAPRPPKRFTWARRTLLALVLLLAVGLIAVAAYRWTQDQYYVGDDAETVAIFRGIEADVPGLTTHRVEEPSELRLTDLPDAYAREVSEGISASSLADARDIVQRLERRVTCPEPAQPSASPSTGPSASASPTPSASSSPPSSPTTSALCTEADE; from the coding sequence GCGCAAGGACAACCAGGACTCCGGGTACGCCGGCCCCCACCTGCTCGTCGTCGCCGACGGCGTGGGCGGCTCGGCGCGCGGCGACGTGGCCAGTGCCGAGACCGTCGAGGTGCTGCGGCGCCTGGACACCCCGCCGGGCAACGACGTGCTCGGCGCCCTGGCCGGCGCCATCCACCTCAGCCACGACCGGATCGCCGAGCTGGTGGCCGCCGACCCGTCGCTGGAGGGCACCAGCACCACGGTGACCGCCCTGGTGCTGGACGGCGACCGGATCGCGGTCGGCCACGTCGGCGACAGCCGCGGCTACCTGCTGCGCGACGGCACCCTGGCCCAGCTCACCACCGACCACACCTTCGTGCAGAGCCTGGTCGACGAGGGCCGCATCACCGAGGACGAGGCGCGGGTCCACCCGCACCGCAACCTGATCCTGCGGGCCGTCGACGGCGTGCACGAGCCCGAGCCCGACGTGTTCACCCTCGAGGTCGCCCCCGGCGACCGGATCCTGCTCTGCTCCGACGGGGCGTCGGGGGTGCTCACCGACGAGCAGCTGACCCGGATCCTGGCCGAGGGCACGCCCGACAGCGCGGCGTACTCCCTGGTCGACCGGTCGCTGGACGCCGGCAGCTCCGACAACGTCACCGTCGTGGTGGCCGACCTCGTCGACGACGACGCGGTCGACGACCCGGAGACCTCCGCGGCGGCCACGACCGGGCCGATGCTGGTCGGAGCCGCGGCCGAGGGGGCTCGCAGCCGCGGCCCCGGCGGCCGGATCGCCGGCGCACGCGACACCGGCGAGCTCGAACCGGTCGGCGACACCGCTCCTATGGCCGTCGAGGCCCGCCGGGGCTCCGCCCGTCCCGCCGCGGCGGACGACGACCTCGACCCCGAGGAGGCGCGCTACGCCCCGCGGCCGCCCAAGCGGTTCACCTGGGCCCGACGCACCCTGCTCGCCCTGGTGCTGCTGCTCGCCGTGGGGCTGATCGCCGTGGCGGCCTACCGCTGGACCCAGGACCAGTACTACGTCGGCGACGACGCCGAGACCGTCGCCATCTTCCGCGGCATCGAGGCCGACGTGCCCGGACTGACCACCCACCGCGTCGAGGAGCCCAGCGAGCTGCGGCTGACCGACCTGCCCGACGCCTACGCCCGCGAGGTCAGCGAGGGCATCAGCGCCAGCAGCCTGGCCGACGCCCGCGACATCGTGCAGCGCCTGGAGCGACGGGTCACCTGCCCCGAGCCGGCGCAGCCCAGCGCGAGCCCCTCGACCGGCCCGAGCGCGTCCGCCTCGCCCACCCCGTCCGCCTCGTCCAGCCCCCCGTCCAGCCCCACCACGTCGGCGCTGTGCACCGAGGCCGATGAGTAG
- a CDS encoding protein kinase domain-containing protein, translated as MSEQAERYERRHRIATGGMGEVWAAHDTVLGRDVALKVLKAEYAADAGFRSRFSTEARNAAALHHPGIASVFDFATEGSDGSPYLVMELVDGKPLSELVSGGRALDPERARELVLQVAEALAVAHAAGVVHRDVKPANLLVTPQGRVKITDFGIARATGDAAITRTGEIIGTPHYLSPEQASGKPATAASDVYALGVVLFECLAGQRPFAADTAVGLAMAHLRDDVPELPAGVPAGLAAVTYRALAKDPAERYADGAEIARALREAAHGGVPTGPEPTRVMTAVAPGPATRPTRVTPVAAAVPPPRDDDRERRTPWAAYAVAGLLALLLVVLLLTRPWADDTDTAAGDDPAPTPSASATPSETAEATPTVSLDPDDFVGRPVGEVESALADLGLETTTRPVPNDGSGDQGDEGDVTSLSPTGDVEEGETITLDVLGAPPAPSPTPTPSETSTEEPVDPGNSGNGNGNDEGDDEGPGKPDDTVKPDKKGD; from the coding sequence GTGAGCGAGCAGGCCGAGCGCTACGAGCGCCGACACCGGATCGCCACCGGCGGCATGGGCGAGGTCTGGGCCGCCCACGACACCGTCCTGGGTCGCGACGTCGCGCTCAAGGTCCTCAAGGCCGAGTACGCCGCGGACGCCGGCTTCCGCTCCCGCTTCTCCACCGAGGCCCGCAACGCCGCCGCGCTGCACCACCCCGGCATCGCCTCGGTCTTCGACTTCGCGACCGAGGGGTCCGACGGGTCGCCGTACCTCGTCATGGAGCTGGTCGACGGCAAGCCGCTCTCCGAGCTCGTCTCCGGCGGCCGGGCGCTGGACCCCGAGCGGGCCCGCGAGCTGGTGCTCCAGGTCGCCGAGGCGCTGGCCGTGGCCCACGCGGCCGGTGTGGTGCACCGCGACGTCAAGCCCGCCAACCTGCTGGTCACCCCGCAGGGCCGGGTCAAGATCACCGACTTCGGCATCGCCCGTGCCACCGGCGACGCAGCCATCACCCGCACCGGCGAGATCATCGGCACCCCCCACTACCTCTCCCCCGAGCAGGCGTCCGGCAAGCCCGCGACCGCGGCCAGCGACGTCTACGCCCTCGGCGTGGTGCTCTTCGAGTGCCTCGCCGGGCAGCGGCCCTTCGCCGCCGACACCGCAGTCGGCCTGGCCATGGCCCACCTGCGCGACGACGTCCCCGAGCTGCCGGCCGGCGTCCCGGCCGGGCTCGCCGCGGTGACCTACCGCGCCCTGGCCAAGGACCCCGCCGAGCGCTACGCCGACGGCGCCGAGATCGCCCGGGCGCTGCGCGAGGCCGCCCACGGCGGCGTGCCGACGGGACCCGAGCCGACCCGGGTGATGACGGCCGTGGCGCCCGGCCCGGCCACACGGCCCACCCGCGTCACGCCGGTCGCCGCCGCCGTCCCGCCCCCGCGGGACGACGACCGCGAGCGCCGTACCCCGTGGGCGGCGTACGCCGTGGCGGGGCTGCTGGCGCTGCTGCTGGTCGTGCTGCTGCTGACCCGCCCGTGGGCCGACGACACCGACACCGCGGCCGGGGACGACCCCGCGCCGACCCCCTCGGCGAGCGCCACCCCGAGCGAGACCGCCGAGGCGACCCCCACGGTCAGCCTCGACCCCGACGACTTCGTCGGCCGTCCCGTCGGCGAGGTCGAGTCGGCGCTGGCCGACCTGGGCCTGGAGACCACGACGCGCCCGGTCCCGAACGACGGCAGCGGCGACCAGGGCGACGAGGGCGACGTCACCTCGCTCTCGCCCACCGGCGACGTGGAGGAGGGCGAGACCATCACCCTCGACGTCCTCGGCGCGCCGCCGGCGCCCAGCCCCACCCCGACACCGTCGGAGACCTCCACCGAGGAGCCGGTCGACCCCGGCAACAGCGGCAACGGGAACGGCAACGACGAGGGCGACGACGAGGGTCCGGGCAAGCCCGACGACACGGTGAAGCCCGACAAGAAGGGGGACTGA